The genome window CCAAACTCCTGTAACAATTATATTGGCTATAGCCAGTGGTATCAAAATCTTCCAGCCGAGGTCCATCAACTGATCATAACGGAAACGCGGAATAGTCCAGCGCACCCACATAAAGAAGAAGATAAATAAAAACACCTTGGCAAACATTACCACTACCCCTAGCAACGGAGCGATGGTTGGCCCTGTGTGTGCAAGCACCCAATCCATACCCGGGTAGTTATAACCACCCCAATACAGGGTAGCCATCACTGCCGACGAAATAAACATGTTGATGTACTCCGCAAAAAGGTAAAAACCCAATTTCATAGAAGAGTACTCGGTATGATACCCTCCCACCAGTTCCGTTTCGCACTCAGGCAAATCAAAAGGCGTACGGTTAGTTTCGGCAAAGGCGCATATGATGAATAACAGGAAGCCTACCGGCTGGTAGAGCACATTCCAGTGCCACCCGTGCTGCTGTTCTGCAATTTCTTTCAGGCTTAACGTGCCGGTTACCATCAATAAAGCGATGATAGAAAGGCCCATTGAAATTTCATAACTGATATTCTGTGATGCTGCGCGGATAGCGCCCAACAGTGAATATTTGTTGTTTGATGCCCAGCCGCCTATCATTACGCCATACACACCTAAGGACACTACGCCAAAAATATAAAGTATCCCCACATTAATATCAGTAACCTGCAATGGCACAACGTGCGTACCGATAATAATGGTTTGACCCCAAGGGATAACTGCCGAGCCTATACAGGCGGTAAGAATAGCCAGCGATGGCCCCGCTATGAATAAGAAAGGACTGGCATTGGTTGGGATAATCTCTTCTTTTAAAAACATTTTGCCACCATCTGCAAGTGGTTGTAAAATACCCCACGGCCCGGCGCGGTTAGGGCCTATCCTGTCCTGGAAAAAAGCCGCAATTTTGCGTTCAGCATAGGTGGAATACATGGCAATAACCAGGCTGATCAAAAATATAATTATTATCAGTGCAAATTTAATTGCTATGTCTGCTAGTCCCATTATAAGCGTGTATCTCGTTCAAATTGTTCTTTATTGGCTTCCATTAGTACCGGGTTGGTTTTAACCACGGGCAATGGCTTAAATTCGTAATGATTGGAGCTGATTACTGAATGATGCGAAATTTTACGCGGCCCTTCAATTACCCAATCAGAAGTTTGTTTTTTATCAAAACGGCAGGTATTACATATAAATTCCTCTACCTCGCCATATTTGTCCTTACGTGCCGTAACACGTAACACTTCCTCGCCTTTGTACCATAGCGTTACCTTGCCATTACATTTTTCGTGGTCGCAATCACGGTGTGCATCAACAGGCTTGGTAAACCAAACGCGATTTTTAAAACGGAAAGTTTTATCAGTTAATGCCCCTACCGGGCATACATCAATTACATTCCCTGAAAAATCATTATCAACAGCAGCGGTTATGTATGTGGATATCTCTGAGTGATCTCCCCTGTTCAGGATGCCATGAATGCGATGATCTGTGATCTGATCTGCTGTAAAAACACAGCGATAACACAGGATACAGCGGGTCATGTGCAGCTGGATCTTATCGCCAATATCTATTTTTTCGAATGTACGGCGGTCAAATTCATAACGGGTTTTGGCTGCGCCGTGCTCATAGCCAAGATTTTGCAGATCGCATTCGCCAGCCTGGTCGCAAACAGGGCAATCAAGCGGGTGGTTAAGTAACAGGATCTCTACAATACCTTTACGTGCCTCAATAACTTCGGGCGAGGTTATATTTTGCACCTCCATGCCATCCATTACTGTAGTACGGCATGATGCTACCAGCTTTGGCATAGGGCGCGGATCTTTTTCAGACCCTTTGCTTACCTTAACCAAACAAGTACGGCATTTACCGCCACTACCTTCCAGTTTTG of Mucilaginibacter xinganensis contains these proteins:
- the nuoH gene encoding NADH-quinone oxidoreductase subunit NuoH, translating into MGLADIAIKFALIIIIFLISLVIAMYSTYAERKIAAFFQDRIGPNRAGPWGILQPLADGGKMFLKEEIIPTNASPFLFIAGPSLAILTACIGSAVIPWGQTIIIGTHVVPLQVTDINVGILYIFGVVSLGVYGVMIGGWASNNKYSLLGAIRAASQNISYEISMGLSIIALLMVTGTLSLKEIAEQQHGWHWNVLYQPVGFLLFIICAFAETNRTPFDLPECETELVGGYHTEYSSMKLGFYLFAEYINMFISSAVMATLYWGGYNYPGMDWVLAHTGPTIAPLLGVVVMFAKVFLFIFFFMWVRWTIPRFRYDQLMDLGWKILIPLAIANIIVTGVWITFIK
- a CDS encoding 2Fe-2S iron-sulfur cluster-binding protein — encoded protein: MSVKVTIDGIPVEVEPGTTILNAARQIGGDIVPPAMCYYSKLEGSGGKCRTCLVKVSKGSEKDPRPMPKLVASCRTTVMDGMEVQNITSPEVIEARKGIVEILLLNHPLDCPVCDQAGECDLQNLGYEHGAAKTRYEFDRRTFEKIDIGDKIQLHMTRCILCYRCVFTADQITDHRIHGILNRGDHSEISTYITAAVDNDFSGNVIDVCPVGALTDKTFRFKNRVWFTKPVDAHRDCDHEKCNGKVTLWYKGEEVLRVTARKDKYGEVEEFICNTCRFDKKQTSDWVIEGPRKISHHSVISSNHYEFKPLPVVKTNPVLMEANKEQFERDTRL